The Blautia pseudococcoides genome segment CCATACGGGCAGGAATATCTGTATGAGCTCATGCAGGAGATCATGGGCGGGGACAAGCCAGTCAAGAACATCGACCTGTCCGGTATCCCTCATGATGTGGCAATCCCAGTCATAGGGGCGCTGACCAAGCTCATCTATGATATCCAGAGGACCGGCAGCACATACAATCCGATCACTCTTGTCTGCGACGAGGCCCATGTGTATATCCCGGATAATTTTCAGCTCTCTGCGTCAGAACGGCGTATGGTGGAAATCTTCGAGGACATCGCAAAGGAAGGTAGGAAGTTTGGCATCACGCTTTTTGCCGCCAGTCAGAGGCCGTCTGAACTTAACAGGACCATCATGGCCCAGTGTGCGAACTTTATTGTCGGAAAGCTCAATAACGAGAACGACAAGACTATGATAAAAGGTATGCTGCCGGATGGCAATGAGAGCGTGATTGACAGTACCACAATGTTCTCTCCTGGTGATGTATTGATAGTTGGAGATGCATCCCCCATACCACTGAAAATCCATGTACAGCTTGCAAAGGAGCGCCCGCAGTCCCGGACCATAGATTTCTGGGATGAATGGAAGAAAAAAAGGTCTACGGATTATACAGAGCAGATCAAGGAGTATATGGAGAATTAATGAGGTTCCGGCTTTGTGCCTGAATGATATATCACAATACACACAGCGGCCCTGATCAAGCTGGGCCGCGGAAAGGAGCAGCTATGAAACATATGAATATGGAGGAATTCGCAAACGGCGCCTTCACATCACAAATTAACCGGGAATTGGAGAAAGTGACAGAGAATATCCAGGACCCGAATACAGACGCCACGGCAAAACGCCGGATTACAGTGGTTATCGAATTTAAGCCGAATGATGCCCGTAATTTTGTCACCACGGGAGTCCAGGCAAAATCTACTCTGGCACCTGCTCTGGGAGCTGTGACAGCTCTCAATATGGGTAAGAACCTGAAGACCGGAGAGGTGGAAGCCGTGGAGATTGGCAATCAGATCCCGGGACAGATGTCCATCCAGGACGTGCAGGAAGAGGAGATTGCAGAGCCAGACCATGCCGGTGATTCAGCCGCAATGGAGCGCAAGGTAGACCCATCCACTGGGGAAATCTATGAAACCCCGGCCGTTACCAGTAACAATGTGATTGATTTAAGAGCCGCCAGACAGGCGTAAATAAGGAGGATAATATGATGTTAAAAGAAGCTATGCGGTATATCACAGGATTAAAAGCAGAGGCCATGGAACCAAAAGTAGTGGAGATCGCAGGTAAGACCTATTGCGATAAGGACCTTATGAGATACGATAGAGAGCCAATGGCAGACCAGATCGAGGCAACCACCCTTACGGCTATGATTGATTATATCAAAAGTTGCAAGGAGGAGCTGCGGAAAACTATGATTATCCACGTGGTCAGCCCCACCTGTGTAAAACTCTATTCCGGGCTGACTGCAGAACGCAAGAGGGAATATCTTTTTAAGTCATCTGCCATCGTTCCGAAGTTTTCCTTTGATAACTGGTATGATCAGGAGCGCTTTATTATCGAGTTACAGGCAGATTTCGATGTGACGCCTGACCTGGAAGCCATCCTGAAGGTAGCCGGCAACGTGGAGGCAAAGACCACGGCAAACTATGGGGACGATGGTGTGAGCCAGAAGACTACAATTAAGCAGGGCATTGCGTCCAAAGCAGATGTGCTGGTGCCGAATCCGGTCACACTGGTCCCGTACCGCACATTCCTGGAAGTGAAGCAGCCGCCAAGTGAATTTGTCTTCCGCATCCGGGATGACCGCGGAGAACCGGTATTCAAGATCGTTGAGGCCGAGGGCGGTCTGTGGCGTAATGAGGCTATGAATAATATCAAGCAGTATCTGATCGAGAACCTGCAGAATGACTCGGTATATGACCGTATCACTATCATTGCATAATCAGTTTTATTCCCTGCCCTGGAAACGGGGTGGGGAAGTCAGGAGAACGATATGAACAGCAGAATGAAAGGCAAGGCAGGAGAACTGGAGCTTACTAAGGTCCTAAAGGGATATGGATATAAAGACTGCCGCCGTGGTCAGCAATATTGTGGTGCCAGCGGTGATGCGGATGTAGTCGGCCTTTCTGGTATCCATATCGAGTGTAAGAGAGTGGAGAAGCTGAACATTGAGAAGGCTATGGAACAGTCCATGAACGATGCCAGAATGAGTGAAATGCCTACTGTCATGCACAGGAAAAATAATCATCCATGGCTGGTAACAATGGCCATGGATGACTGGATGAAATTATATAAGGCGGCGGGAAAGCTGCTGTAAGACAGGAAAGTGGGTGGTCAGATTGGCACGTGGTGCCCCGAATAAACGAGGGCTTGACTACTTTCCGAAGATGCTTAATTTCTATGACGATGATAAGATATTCGACCTCATGGACGAGTATGGCCCTCTGGGTGTTACCATCTATGATGTTATCCTGACAATTGTATATAGCCAGGGATATTTTGCCGAGTTATCAAAAGACAAGCTATCAAGAATGGTCATCCGTAAGATAGGAAATAAGTGGATCAAGAATCAAAGGGTTGTCGTGCAAGTGATAGATTATTGTGCGGATTTAGGGCTTTTTGACAAGGCCCTCCTTGCACAGAGTGTTATCACCTCTGAAGGGATTCAAAGACGTTATCACAAGATAGCAGTGAAACTGATGAAGAGACAGCTTTATAGTGAAAAGTATTGGCTCCTCGAAAAAGAGGAAAAAGAGGAGCCTTTATTAAATTCACCCAAAAATCGAATTTCTTCGGAAGAAAATCAAATTGATTCCGCAGTAATTCAAATTTCTTCGGAAAAAAGCCATATAAAAGAAAAGGAAACTAAAAGAAATAATATAAATACGGCTCCGCCGGGAAAACCATTTGACAACCCAGAGCTTGAAAATGCTTTCCAATTCTTTCTCTTGTGTAGGAGACAGAATGGGAAGGTTATCAATGAGGGGCAGATACAACTTTTACGTGAGGAATTATGTGCAGCAGAGGATAACGATAATGGCAGGATAGCTTTGGCTAAAAAAGCGGCTGCAGATGGCTGGACAGGATTTCATTCATTGAAGAAAACCCGGAAGAGGGCAGAGCCAAAGAAGAAAACGAAGTTCAGCAATTTCCAGGGACGCAAATATGATGTTGATAGTTTAGAGAGCCAGTTATTACAGGCTGGTACAGGGAGGATAAAACATGAAAGCATATAAAGGATTTAAAAATAACATGACGTGTAGAGGTTTCCAGTACGAGGAGGGAAAAGAGTACCACGAAGAGCGCGCATTATGCTGTGATACGGGATTCCATGCTTGTGAATATCCACTTGACTGCTTTAAGTATTATGAGCCAGCAGATAGCGTATACCATGAGGTCGAACAGACAGGAGATATTGATAAATCTGAAGGTGACAGCAAAGTAGCTTCCACAGAGATAAAAATAGGAGCGAAGATTGGTATACCCGGTCTGGTGCAGGCAGCTATAGAATACACATCAAAACGGTGTGAAAAAAAAGCGGAAAACCACAATACCGGATACCGTGGAGCATCCAGCAATACCGGAGACCGTGGAGCATCCAGCAATACCGGAGACTGGGGAGCATCCAGCAATACCGGATACCGTGGAGCATCCAGCAATACCGGAGACTGGGGAGCATCCAGCAATACCGGATACTGGGGAGCATCCAGCAATACCGGAAACTGTGGAGCATCCAGCAATACCGGAAACTGTGGAGCATCCAGCAATACCGGAAACTGTGGAGCATCCAGCAATACCGGAAACTGTGGAGCATCCAGCAATACCGGAAACTGTGGAGCATCCAGCAATACCGGAAACTGTGGAGCATCCAGCAATACCGGAAACTGTGGAGCATCCAGCAATACCGGAAACTGTGGAGCATCCAGCAATACCGGAAACTGGGGAGCATCCAGCAATACCGGATACCGTGGAGCATCCAGCAATACCGGAAACTGTGGAGCATCTTTCAGCACAGGAGAAGAAAGTACAAGTTATGCAGGATGCGTAAATTCTGTAGCCGCAGCTCTAGGATTAAATGCAAAAGCTAAAGGAGTCAAAGGCGCCTATATAATATGTGCCGAATTTGAAACGGACAATGATGGGAATTACAGGATCAAAGGAATACAGCTCCACCAGGTAGACGGAGAGAAGATAAAAGAAGAAACATATTATCAACTTATTGATGGTGTAATGACCGAAGTTGATTAAAGATACAGGAGGGCATAATGGAGAAGAGAGAAATTGTCCTAAAGGGCTTTCGGGCCATGAAAGAAATTTGTGAACAGGATCAGAGTAAATGTGCAAAGTGTCCGGTACAGGATATATGCATGGAGATAAAAGCGGAAATGGTTCCCTCTGAGATGGAACTGCCGCTGGAGTAGGAGGAAAATATGGTACACCTGATTGAAAATTATTATGCGATTCCCAACAATATGGGTTTCACTCTTGCTGTTGATAAAGGCAAGACCGACAAGGAAGGAAATAAAACTTATGACACCATAGGATACTGTGGAAGCTTCGAGGAGACGATTTCTCTCCTCAGGCGTAAAGTTGTAGACCAACGTCTACAAAATGGATTATATGAGCTGTCAGAAGCTCTGACAGTGATAGAAAATGTGAAAGAAGAGATAAAGGCGGCGATCACAAATGAGAGCGATCAGTGAGATGTACATGCGTTCCGGAGGTACCGCAAGCCCGAGATACTGTGACGAGTGCCCGAACCTGACCAGCATCGGGAAGCATTACGACTGCAAACTATACCAGGAGGCCGGGGGTACTAAGCACTGGCAGCCGAGTTGGGTAGCATGTAAGTTCTTCGGGCTGAAGCACCTGCCGGGGCAGGCGGTGCCGGAAGAACCAGAACAGGAGATTGACGGGCAGTTAAGCCTGTTTGATTAAGCGGAGGAATAGCATGGATAAATACTTTGAGATTGAAAAAGGCTGTAAATTATATGATGACTATTTTAAGCGGGATGAGGAAATTGAAAAAATACGCAAGGTTTACAATGAGTTTTCCAGTACATACAAAATAGATGCTGAATTATTTCTACCAACAAAAAACAGGTTATTTATAATCCCGACTGAAAGAGATAAGGATAGTTTTAAGACGGAGTTTACCCAAAAGTATGGGGAGAATGGACTAAGACAGTTTAAATGTAACTCTGAAATAGGCAAAGCCTGGAAACGTATGGTTGCTGATATGCCAATACCGCATAAACTGCATTACTTACAATATGGTTTTCACCTTTATGGCCAATATAGTGAAAGATTATTTCACGCTGGAGAAAAACTATATGGATCTATCTCTACGCAATATGAAAGTTTTTCATTAATGCCCTGGATGAAAGAAATGAAAGCCAGTGAATTTTTTAAGATTATCGAATCGGAGGAGGAAAAGAATGGATGACAGAGAGCGACAGATCGCAGACCTCCAGAGGTATCTGGATGACTGGCGGCGGGGTTGGCATAGACAACAGGAGATCAGAAAAGCGGTGTGAAGAATGCAGAAGTTGGAAAGGAGCGAAATAGATGGAATTTATAGCAATTAATTTAGATGATTTTCATGTGAACCAAAAGGATGCTGGAACAAACGCGAGTATGATTTTTATTGAGGCTGAGAATATAACTAAAGCCAAAGGCTTTGTTGAGCGCAACCGACCGGAATCACCTTGGGCGATAGTTAGTAAGAAGATTTTTGATGCAAATATTGTTACCAGACAGGTGTATTTAAATAATTGAAATTTAGGAGGAAATCTGATGAAGATAAGAGTAACAACAGAAGGTAAAAGTGTAGTAATAGATATGGATCAGGCACTGGCCGAGAAGGTATTTAAGGCAAATGAATGCAATGAAGTGTGATAGATGTGGTGAATATTTTGATAGCAATGAATTAAAGATCAAAGGAGGCAATAGCAGCATGGGAAAGACGTTGCGATATGAAATAGATTAATACCGATCAGATGTAAAAAGCGGTTATGTGGGCTAATGCAATTGCTGTCCTATCGGCAATACGGGGTAAGGACGAACGAGGGACCTTGTAAAAAAATCTCTGGAGCAAAAACCAGATAGGCAATAAAAAAGAGGGTGAGCAGATAACGCGCCGGAATGCAACGGGAGTGCCGCGCCATATGCGGATGCCAGTCGGGGGCATTGATTGGGCTGTATGCCAAAGCTGGGAGCCAGTACCGACAATTAAATTAGAGGTGACAATGGAGGTACACCATGAAAAAAGTAATTAAAGAATACATAAAGGAATCAGTGGCATATTTAAATGTCGGTATATGGATAGGAGCTGGCGTAGCGATTGGGATGTTGGCAGCACTTGCGATTTTATGAAAGGCGAATTATGAAGTGCAAAAAGTGCGGCGGCAAAACGCAGGTAACGGACAGTGAGGAAACCCCAGGTGGGCATATGGTCATGCGAAGGAGGCAGTGTACAGCCTGCGGATATCGGTTTAAAACCACGGAAACATTTTGGGAGGATGTAAAAGCAAGAAATAAATGACGGTCTTAGAATATCTGGAAAGGAGAAAGATAGATGGGAAGAAACGGATCAGGATGCCCGGACCCTACATACGATCAGGCATTACCCGCGATCAGGCGGGAGGAAAACATAAGGGCGCGGGAAAAGCGGTACGGGGTAAAGCGCGGAGAGGCAGTACATATCATAGTGGACGTAAAAGACGAGGGCCGGAGGACTGTAAAGGTAAGCCGCCGGATGCAGGTTGTCAATCTGTATGAACACCACATTCTCCTCCAGTATAAAACAGGAGCCTGTGAGAGCTATCAGTATAATGAGTTCCTTCAGATTTTAGACAGGAGGTGATACAAAATGGACGCACTGAAATGTGATAGATGTGGTAACTATTTTGACCATAATCAATTAAGGCTTAGCGGAGGCAATTGCAGCGGCGAACCCTTTGGAAATATAAGTGTAAGAGGGAAGAGTAACTACTGCTGTAGTTATGATCTGTGTGATGACTGCGTTGCTGACTTTTTCCGCTGGGTAAATGATCCGGGCAAATTAATGGGAGGTGATGCTGATGGAAAAGAATAAACTGGAAAGGTACAAGCCCTTGAAAAGGGAACTACTAATGCTTGACAAGCAGATAAGCAAGCTGGAGGGACGCCGGGAGGAGCTTCCGGTGGTGATGGGGAAAGTACAGTCTTCAGACCATGAGTTCCCGTTTACAGAGCGGCGTGTCAGTGTTCCAATGTTGGACCCAAAGGAGGCCGACAAGATTGACCGGGAGATTGTCAGAAAACGGGCCAGGAAATGGAAAGTAGAAGCTGAAATGAAGGAAGTAGAGGAATTCATTGATAATATGCCAGAAGGGGAAGAACGGCAGGTATTTGAGCTGTATTATCTGGAAGGAATGAAGCAGAGAGAGGTCGCGGAAATGATTGGACTGGAAAGGAGCAGCATATCAAAAAAAATTAGTGATTTTCTTCAACTTTCACACAATTCACAAAAAAATATGCTATAATTAAAATAGAACGAGTATAATAAAATATCCTCCGTTTGAAAGTTCGGCTGCGGGGTGTCATAGCTCCGCGGCTGATTTGCAGGTTCCAGGTAATCCAGCAGGTTTGCCCTATATAGAGGCAGACATAGCATGGGTGCCGGGACGTCCGGTATGGCGCATTAGGGCGTATAGGCAGTGCGGTTCCGTAATGGAGTAGATTGACGTCAAGAATTCCGAGGCTGCCGAAAATTTTCTGCACAGCTTGAAGTCCTGCAATGCTATAAAGCTGTAAAAAACTTTATCCGTAATAGATGAGACTGGCCGGTGATTGCAGTAGTCCGGCAATTACGGGTAGCGCTCTGGAAGTGCAAGCAGTTTATAGAGAGAACAAGATTCCCTGGTGTCCGGGGTAAGTTAGCAGTGCATATACTTTAAACTGCATGTCCCAGGTCTGGGATAACAGCACCGTTACGGCGGTGCAATGTTGGGGATTAGCTCAGTCGGTAGAGCATGCGGCTGTTAACCGCAGTGTCGTTGGTTCAAATCCAACATTCCCAGTAAGCTTATCTGTCGCCGGATTTCCGGAGAGGCAGGGAGTGCGACAGCATAATGTGCACTGAGTGCTGCGTAGCTTCCGGGATTATCCCCCGGGGTAAGCAATCGCCTTTTGGCGTACCCCCCAATACATTTTTGAAACGCTCTGTAGAAATATGGGGCGTTTGATGTATGCTTGTGAGAAATATTGACGCAAATATATATTTCTGTTATTATAATAATAAGAAAATATGTTTACGGGGGTGAAGTTATGGTAAATGCGTTGAATGTTGCCAATAACATATTGAACAAAGGTTTTTCCGAGAATATCGACATCACTCCTATGAAGTTACAGAAATTAACGTATCTTGTGTATAAGAAATATTACCAGGATACAAAGAAGCCACTATTTTCTGAGCCATTTGAAGTATGGAAATATGGACCGGTAGTTAGATCTTTGTATGATGAATTTAAAAAGTACAAAGGAAATGCTATAAAAGGTTATCATGCTGAAGCAGATGGTACAATTTATCTGATCAATGAAGATTCATCAAGTTATTTTAAAAAAGCAATCAATGAAATATGGGATAAGTATAAAAAGTATGATGGTATTCCGTTATCTGAGATGACCCACCGAGAAGGGACGGCTTGGTATAAAGCCGCTAAACGTCGAGATAGTTATTTATCGAATTGTGATATAATGGAAGAGGACCCATTTGTTTCATGAAAGATGAAGATTTTTTATACGGAAAACCCAATGAAGAAATTGATGAACCATTAGATGATGCAGTCGCAGTTGAAGATAATCTGAAATTGCACAGATTAGATACAGAAGAAAAGGATAAAGAGCGAAAAGAAAAACGCTATTTTTCGGCTTTTAGATTAATTGTTGGATGTTTAGTATTTCTCGGATTGATATTTATAGTTGATGTAGTTTGTAGCGTCACTATAAAAGGAGAACTTTCGGAGATAACGAACTCAATTGTTGAAATAGTAAAAACATTGCTGTTTACATTGAGCGGATATTTATTTGCGAGAAGAGAAAATGGCGATTAGTAAATTAAATTAATACTGAGAGCGTCTGGTCAGATAACTGGCTGGGCGCTTTTATTATAGGTATATAGCTCAGGGGTTAGAGCGGCGGCCTTATAAGCCGTGTGTCACCGGTTCGATTCCGGTTATGCCCATTTTGTGCCAGATTTCATTATGTTGTGAGATGTGCCGCACCAAAACAGTTAATAGTTACTTGGGTTTATGTCGTTTGTAAGGATCTACTTTAGTACCATCTTCCCGGGTATAGCCTTTAACTTTTACAGACATTGGACCACGGCGAGGCGGTTTTTCACTGCATTTACCTTTATCTGCCATAAA includes the following:
- a CDS encoding DUF4373 domain-containing protein, with the protein product MVRLARGAPNKRGLDYFPKMLNFYDDDKIFDLMDEYGPLGVTIYDVILTIVYSQGYFAELSKDKLSRMVIRKIGNKWIKNQRVVVQVIDYCADLGLFDKALLAQSVITSEGIQRRYHKIAVKLMKRQLYSEKYWLLEKEEKEEPLLNSPKNRISSEENQIDSAVIQISSEKSHIKEKETKRNNINTAPPGKPFDNPELENAFQFFLLCRRQNGKVINEGQIQLLREELCAAEDNDNGRIALAKKAAADGWTGFHSLKKTRKRAEPKKKTKFSNFQGRKYDVDSLESQLLQAGTGRIKHESI
- a CDS encoding DUF7666 domain-containing protein, which produces MKAYKGFKNNMTCRGFQYEEGKEYHEERALCCDTGFHACEYPLDCFKYYEPADSVYHEVEQTGDIDKSEGDSKVASTEIKIGAKIGIPGLVQAAIEYTSKRCEKKAENHNTGYRGASSNTGDRGASSNTGDWGASSNTGYRGASSNTGDWGASSNTGYWGASSNTGNCGASSNTGNCGASSNTGNCGASSNTGNCGASSNTGNCGASSNTGNCGASSNTGNCGASSNTGNCGASSNTGNWGASSNTGYRGASSNTGNCGASFSTGEESTSYAGCVNSVAAALGLNAKAKGVKGAYIICAEFETDNDGNYRIKGIQLHQVDGEKIKEETYYQLIDGVMTEVD
- a CDS encoding NrdR family transcriptional regulator, with the protein product MKCKKCGGKTQVTDSEETPGGHMVMRRRQCTACGYRFKTTETFWEDVKARNK
- a CDS encoding sigma factor-like helix-turn-helix DNA-binding protein translates to MEKNKLERYKPLKRELLMLDKQISKLEGRREELPVVMGKVQSSDHEFPFTERRVSVPMLDPKEADKIDREIVRKRARKWKVEAEMKEVEEFIDNMPEGEERQVFELYYLEGMKQREVAEMIGLERSSISKKISDFLQLSHNSQKNML
- a CDS encoding Panacea domain-containing protein; amino-acid sequence: MVNALNVANNILNKGFSENIDITPMKLQKLTYLVYKKYYQDTKKPLFSEPFEVWKYGPVVRSLYDEFKKYKGNAIKGYHAEADGTIYLINEDSSSYFKKAINEIWDKYKKYDGIPLSEMTHREGTAWYKAAKRRDSYLSNCDIMEEDPFVS